In the genome of Abyssalbus ytuae, the window GAACTGAACCATTGGCACGCATTAGTTCCTGCTTCAAGTCTTCATTCCACAAGCCTAAATTTACAAGATCTTCCAACAAATGTTTATTTACTACTATAAACTCTCCCGACAATACCCTGCGGGTATAAATGTTGGAGGTATACGGCTCAAAACATTCGTTATTCCCTAGTATCTGGGAGGTAGATGCCGTGGGCATTGGCGCTACTAACAATGAGTTTCTTACACCATGTTTTTTTACATCTTTGCGCAGTTTATCCCAGTCCCATCTTCCGCTTAATTCTTCATCTTTTATTCCCCACATATTATGCTGAAACTCTCCTTTAGATATGGGAGATCCCTTATATGTTTCATAAGAGCCATCCTTTTTAGCTTCTTCCATAGAAGCTGTTACTGCTGCATAATAAATTGTTTCAAAAATTTCCTGGTTTAGCTTTTTTGCTTCATCACCGGTAAAAGGGAGCCTCATCATAATAAAAGCATCGGCTAAGCCCTGTACTCCCAAACCAACCGGCCTGTGACGGAAGTTTGAATTACGTGCTTCTTCCACCGGATAATAATTTCTGTCTATTACCCTGTTAAGATTTTTAGTAACACGTTTTGTTACTTTAAATAATTCTTTGTGGTCAAATTCACCATTTTTCACAAACATTGGCAATGCAATAGAAGCCAGGTTACATACAGCAACTTCATCCGGTGCCGTATATTCTAAAATCTCGGTACAAAGATTGGATGAACGTATTGTTCCCAGATTCTTTTGGTTAGATTTTCTGTTTGCCGCATCTTTATACAGCATATATGGAGTTCCTGTCTCTATTTGAGATTCGAGAATTTTTTCCCAAAGTTCACGGGCTTTAATAGTTCTTCTTCCTTTATTTGCCTTTTCATAACTTTCGTATAGTTTTTCAAATTCATCTCCATAGGTATTATAAAGTTCCGGGCATTCGTTTGGGCACATCAGTGTCCATGTACCGTCTTCCTGTACACGTTTCATGAATAAATCGGGGATCCACATGGCGTAAAAAAGATCGCGTGCACGCATTTCTTCTTTACCATGATTTTTTTTGAGGTCAAGAAAATCAAAAATATCGGCATGCCATGGCTCAACGTAAATTGCAAATGAGCCTTTACGCTTTCCTCCTCCCTGATCTACATAACGGGCGGTGTCATTAAAAACGCGAAGCATAGGCACAATACCGTTGGAGGTACCGTTTGTTCCGGCAATGTAACTCCCTGTAGCACGAACATTGTGTATTGAAAGACCTATACCTCCTGCAGATTGAGATATTTTGGCTGTTTGTTTTAGAGTATCGTATATACCGTCTATACTGTCTTCTTTCATAGTTAATAAGAAACAAGAAGACATTTGAGGTTTTGGAGTGCCTGAGTTAAAAAGAGTTGGGGTAGCGTGTGTAAAATATTTTTTTGACATAAGTTCGTAGGTTTCAACAGCCGATTCTATATCGTCCAGATGAATACCCACCGACACTCTCATAAGCATATGTTGGGGACGTTCGGCAATCTTTCCGTTTAATTTTAAAAGGTATGAACGTTCCAAGGTTTTAAACCCGAAATAGTCATAACCAAAATCGCGGTTATAAATAATTGTCGAGTCTAACTTTTCTGCGTTTTCCGTAATTACTTTATACACCTCTTCGGATAATAAAGGTGCTTTTTTACCTGTACGGGGGTTTACGTAATTATACAAATCGGTCATTGTTTCGGAAAACGACTTTTTTGTGTTTTTATGAAGATTAGAAACCGATATTCTTGCTGCTAATTTTGCATAATCGGGATGGGTGGTGGTCATAGTGGCCGCTACTTCTGCTGCGAGGTTATCAAGCTCTGAAGTAGTTACACCATCAT includes:
- a CDS encoding ribonucleoside-diphosphate reductase subunit alpha, which codes for MYVIKRDGRKEPVMFDKITARVRKLCYGLNDLVDPVKISMRVIEGLYDGVTTSELDNLAAEVAATMTTTHPDYAKLAARISVSNLHKNTKKSFSETMTDLYNYVNPRTGKKAPLLSEEVYKVITENAEKLDSTIIYNRDFGYDYFGFKTLERSYLLKLNGKIAERPQHMLMRVSVGIHLDDIESAVETYELMSKKYFTHATPTLFNSGTPKPQMSSCFLLTMKEDSIDGIYDTLKQTAKISQSAGGIGLSIHNVRATGSYIAGTNGTSNGIVPMLRVFNDTARYVDQGGGKRKGSFAIYVEPWHADIFDFLDLKKNHGKEEMRARDLFYAMWIPDLFMKRVQEDGTWTLMCPNECPELYNTYGDEFEKLYESYEKANKGRRTIKARELWEKILESQIETGTPYMLYKDAANRKSNQKNLGTIRSSNLCTEILEYTAPDEVAVCNLASIALPMFVKNGEFDHKELFKVTKRVTKNLNRVIDRNYYPVEEARNSNFRHRPVGLGVQGLADAFIMMRLPFTGDEAKKLNQEIFETIYYAAVTASMEEAKKDGSYETYKGSPISKGEFQHNMWGIKDEELSGRWDWDKLRKDVKKHGVRNSLLVAPMPTASTSQILGNNECFEPYTSNIYTRRVLSGEFIVVNKHLLEDLVNLGLWNEDLKQELMRANGSVQNIDVIPQDIKELYKTVWELSMKDIIDMSRHRGYFIDQSQSLNLFMENANYAKLTSMHFYAWKSGLKTGMYYLRTKAAVDAIKFTLDNTKKEQPVAVAKEASGVEVSKEPATAAVPVEPLTPQELREMIARSKSGEDDDCLMCGS